A single window of uncultured Pseudodesulfovibrio sp. DNA harbors:
- a CDS encoding helix-turn-helix domain-containing protein has protein sequence MRLQKGDDLCYSNFMKYADGEELHTLFQMLQGASKEIERVEESVHRSSGLTSAQSKNISHLLKNEPMTISDLAFDRGVSRQSVQVAISALAESGYVHFEDNPRHKRAKLLHVTEFGCSRFVAAQKAEYEILRKVFPDLKLDDVETATRVLQMVRDGLSKSQVPNSLEKE, from the coding sequence TTGCGATTGCAAAAAGGTGATGATTTATGTTATTCTAACTTTATGAAATATGCAGATGGAGAGGAACTTCATACGTTATTCCAGATGCTTCAAGGGGCATCGAAGGAAATAGAAAGAGTAGAGGAGTCGGTGCACCGCTCTAGCGGGTTGACCAGCGCTCAAAGCAAAAATATTTCCCACTTGTTAAAAAATGAGCCTATGACGATTTCAGATTTGGCGTTTGATCGAGGTGTCTCCCGTCAATCTGTTCAAGTTGCTATCAGTGCATTGGCTGAAAGTGGTTATGTGCATTTTGAAGACAACCCCAGACATAAACGTGCAAAGTTGTTGCATGTAACAGAGTTTGGCTGTTCTCGATTTGTCGCCGCTCAAAAGGCAGAATATGAAATTCTTCGGAAAGTGTTTCCGGACTTAAAATTAGACGATGTGGAAACGGCAACTCGAGTGTTGCAAATGGTACGGGATGGCTTATCCAAATCCCAAGTGCCTAACTCCTTAGAAAAAGAGTAA
- the nhaB gene encoding sodium/proton antiporter NhaB gives MAQPLARTFVNMFLGNAPVWYKLTIIACLVCNPIIMITAGPFVAGWLLIAEFIFTLTMALKCYPLPAGGLLAIEAVAMGLTSAEVVYHEAHKNFEVILLLIFMVAGIHFMKDFLQFTFTRILVRVRSKKAISLLFCLAGAFLSAFLDALTVTAVIIAVAYGFYSVYHRFASGKGSGDSHNLISDDSVKQKDREELLEFRGFLRNLMMHGAVGTALGGVCTLVGEPQNLLIAHEMGWHFVPFFIKVMPVSMPVLVAGLLTCLAVEQFHLFGYGAQLPGNIRSFLLETAIRMEAEQGQRGKVKLVIQALIGIWLITALALHLAAVGLVGLSVIVLLTSMTGVVEESQLGQAFEEALPFTALLVVFFAIVGVIHSQHLFAPILGYVLSMKGQSQLVAYYGANGLLSAISDNVFVATVYISETKLHFINLLNAVPGIGMSGQALMEKLTDASLVRADVIAGLPAAAATQVRDIMLHFDKLAVAINTGTNIPSVATPNGQAAFLFLLTSALAPVIRLSYGRMVVLALPYTITMSLTGLAAVYYLL, from the coding sequence ATGGCCCAGCCTTTAGCACGGACTTTCGTCAACATGTTCCTCGGCAATGCCCCGGTGTGGTACAAGCTCACCATCATTGCCTGCCTTGTCTGCAACCCGATTATCATGATCACTGCCGGACCATTTGTGGCCGGTTGGTTGCTTATTGCAGAATTTATTTTCACCCTGACCATGGCCTTGAAATGCTACCCGCTGCCTGCTGGTGGACTTTTGGCTATCGAAGCCGTTGCCATGGGACTGACTTCCGCAGAAGTTGTGTATCACGAGGCTCACAAGAACTTCGAGGTCATCCTGCTGCTGATCTTCATGGTCGCAGGTATTCACTTCATGAAGGACTTTTTGCAGTTCACCTTCACTCGAATACTCGTGAGGGTGCGTTCCAAAAAGGCCATCTCCTTGCTGTTTTGTCTGGCTGGAGCCTTTTTATCCGCTTTTTTGGATGCGCTGACCGTTACCGCAGTCATCATTGCTGTGGCATATGGTTTTTACAGTGTTTACCATCGCTTTGCTTCCGGCAAGGGGAGCGGAGATTCCCATAATCTGATCTCCGATGATTCGGTTAAGCAGAAGGACCGTGAAGAACTGTTGGAGTTCCGTGGCTTTTTGCGGAATCTGATGATGCACGGTGCAGTTGGTACGGCTTTGGGCGGCGTCTGCACGTTGGTGGGTGAGCCTCAGAACCTTTTGATTGCCCATGAGATGGGTTGGCATTTTGTTCCGTTCTTTATCAAGGTTATGCCTGTGTCCATGCCCGTTCTTGTGGCTGGACTACTGACCTGTCTTGCCGTGGAACAGTTTCATCTGTTTGGCTACGGAGCACAGTTGCCGGGTAACATCCGTTCGTTCCTGTTGGAGACCGCCATTCGTATGGAAGCAGAACAGGGACAGCGCGGTAAGGTTAAGCTGGTCATTCAGGCCTTAATCGGTATTTGGCTCATTACGGCGCTTGCACTTCATTTGGCAGCGGTTGGACTGGTTGGTCTGTCTGTGATTGTTCTTTTGACTTCCATGACAGGTGTCGTTGAAGAAAGTCAGCTGGGACAGGCTTTTGAAGAAGCTTTGCCTTTCACCGCCCTGTTGGTTGTGTTTTTCGCCATTGTCGGCGTTATTCATTCGCAGCATTTGTTTGCACCTATCCTCGGCTATGTCTTGAGCATGAAGGGACAGAGCCAGTTGGTGGCTTACTATGGAGCGAACGGTCTGCTTTCCGCCATTTCGGATAACGTGTTTGTGGCAACGGTATATATCTCCGAAACTAAGTTGCACTTTATCAACCTGCTGAACGCGGTTCCCGGTATCGGGATGAGTGGTCAGGCTTTGATGGAGAAGTTGACGGATGCAAGTCTGGTCAGAGCCGATGTTATAGCCGGTCTGCCTGCCGCTGCCGCCACTCAGGTGCGGGATATCATGCTGCACTTCGACAAGTTGGCTGTAGCCATCAATACCGGTACGAACATCCCGTCTGTCGCCACACCGAACGGTCAGGCTGCATTTTTGTTCCTGCTGACAAGCGCACTTGCACCAGTCATTCGTCTGTCGTACGGACGCATGGTTGTCCTTGCTTTGCCGTATACCATTACGATGTCCCTGACAGGTCTGGCTGCCGTGTATTACCTGTTGTAA
- a CDS encoding methyl-accepting chemotaxis protein, whose product MLNNLKLGIKLSLGFGLVLLLTALVAVIGINGMQNVQDRVDKADDVNRLVRFILESRIQEKNFMLKHTPEAVDQHDETLKKLLAQTLATNKKFSHQINKDQMVQVVKAAEKYEKAFATYLKLDGNNKVALEEMVTAAQKALNETEGLHAEQQAQLSQLIATGSTSSEILEDKLAKTNDANVMIKKFLNARMNAKDFMTTRNNKYLQQSRENLKQILEQAQTLKTRFKNQTNLRQIDEVENALEGYLKALNTFATDSKQQNQAEKDMVSTARKADEICRAARADQKAKMLDDIHSANITSIITAATALILGILAAFFLTKAITKPISMGVSFAKDMSEGDFTQTLDINQKDEVGMLAKALNDMVTKLRAVVADVEIATNNVATGSEELSASSETLSQGATEQAASIEEVSSSMEQMASNISQNAENATETETLATKAAADAKESGSAVNQTVNAMKSIAEKISIIEEIARQTNLLALNAAIEAARAGEHGKGFAVVAAEVRKLAERSGSAAAEISELSSSSVRIADKAEEMLHALVPDIEKTASLVQEISSSSNEQNAGTTQINLAISQLDMVIQQNASASEEMASTSEELSAQGQTLQATMSFFKVNEQSHSESTTVVRKTSKPTTALPMSSQSTSKTMSKPTGIAIAMDSDEGYEHF is encoded by the coding sequence ATGCTTAACAATTTAAAACTCGGTATCAAACTCAGCTTAGGATTCGGACTCGTCCTGCTTTTAACAGCGTTGGTCGCCGTCATCGGAATCAATGGAATGCAGAACGTACAGGATCGCGTTGACAAAGCGGATGATGTTAATCGACTTGTTCGTTTCATTCTCGAAAGCCGTATTCAGGAAAAGAACTTCATGCTCAAACACACTCCTGAAGCCGTTGACCAACACGATGAAACTCTCAAGAAGCTCCTTGCACAAACGTTGGCTACAAATAAAAAATTTAGTCATCAAATAAACAAGGACCAAATGGTTCAGGTTGTCAAAGCCGCTGAGAAATATGAAAAGGCTTTTGCAACGTATCTAAAACTTGACGGAAACAACAAAGTAGCTTTGGAGGAGATGGTTACTGCGGCTCAAAAAGCTCTCAACGAAACAGAAGGATTACACGCCGAACAACAGGCACAACTGTCCCAGCTTATAGCAACCGGCAGCACATCCTCAGAAATACTTGAAGACAAACTCGCAAAAACAAATGATGCCAATGTCATGATCAAGAAGTTTCTCAATGCACGAATGAATGCAAAGGACTTCATGACCACCCGTAACAACAAATATCTGCAACAAAGCCGTGAAAACCTAAAACAGATTCTTGAACAAGCCCAAACGCTCAAGACTCGTTTTAAAAATCAAACGAATCTTCGTCAGATTGATGAAGTCGAAAACGCTCTGGAGGGATACCTCAAGGCGTTGAACACATTTGCAACAGACAGCAAACAGCAAAATCAAGCTGAAAAAGACATGGTTTCCACCGCCCGCAAAGCGGATGAAATCTGCCGAGCAGCTCGTGCTGATCAAAAAGCAAAAATGCTCGACGATATCCACAGTGCGAACATCACGAGCATCATTACTGCAGCAACTGCACTTATCCTCGGCATTCTGGCTGCCTTCTTCCTTACCAAAGCCATCACAAAGCCCATATCCATGGGTGTCAGCTTTGCAAAAGACATGTCCGAAGGGGACTTCACCCAAACATTGGACATTAACCAAAAAGACGAAGTTGGCATGTTGGCAAAAGCCTTGAATGACATGGTCACTAAACTGCGGGCTGTCGTTGCGGACGTTGAAATCGCTACCAACAATGTCGCTACGGGGAGCGAAGAATTGTCTGCATCTTCAGAGACTCTTTCACAAGGAGCGACTGAACAGGCTGCCTCAATTGAAGAAGTCTCTTCTTCCATGGAACAAATGGCTTCCAACATCAGCCAAAATGCAGAAAATGCCACGGAAACAGAAACCCTTGCAACCAAGGCCGCCGCTGATGCCAAGGAAAGCGGTTCCGCAGTCAATCAAACTGTTAATGCAATGAAAAGCATTGCTGAAAAGATTTCCATCATTGAGGAAATCGCCCGCCAGACTAATCTCCTCGCGCTCAATGCAGCTATCGAAGCTGCCCGAGCCGGTGAACATGGGAAAGGATTTGCCGTTGTAGCTGCCGAGGTTCGTAAGCTTGCAGAACGCTCTGGTTCCGCTGCGGCAGAGATCAGTGAGCTTTCCTCTTCAAGTGTCAGAATTGCCGACAAAGCCGAAGAAATGCTCCACGCTCTCGTCCCGGACATCGAAAAAACAGCTTCACTCGTGCAGGAAATATCCTCATCGAGCAATGAACAAAACGCTGGAACCACGCAAATCAACCTGGCCATCAGCCAACTTGATATGGTGATTCAACAAAACGCCTCTGCATCTGAAGAAATGGCATCCACAAGCGAAGAACTTTCCGCGCAAGGACAGACTCTTCAAGCCACCATGTCATTCTTTAAGGTAAATGAACAATCACACAGCGAATCGACAACAGTTGTCCGCAAAACTTCCAAGCCAACAACCGCGTTGCCCATGTCTTCCCAAAGCACCTCAAAAACTATGTCAAAACCAACCGGCATTGCCATCGCCATGGATTCCGACGAAGGTTACGAGCACTTTTAA
- a CDS encoding molybdopterin-dependent oxidoreductase has translation MKTSKKTSTPDIRKIRTYCAQCFSNCPVVAHIADGNFIKVSPDKEHLFYRPLCPKGFAGPELVSSKQRLTHPLKRTNPKGASDPGWERISWDEALDIVAEQMSQIKEQHGAEAFVFSQTNVSSPLWEITPFVRRLANVYGTPNHMTTTHICNWHRDNGSALTFGKMGDDFTAGWPDFNHTQCMLIWGHNPANTFNAYNQQINSALKRNAKLIVIDPRRTKVAAKADSWLQIKPGTDGALALGMIHVMLEHSLYNTNFVTDWTNAPLLIRCDTGDLLRASDLDSSVNDNNVFAVISPETGLPTFYYPGEKTDFSPLLEARIKVLLADGQKIWCETVFSGLRKSVAQYTPEYVEKTTTIPAKDIIATVHLMVENSPSCWYSFNGVEQNLNATQTNRAICLFYALTGDYDRQGGNHINNFMPPLNYPFGFEFVTPEMFKKNIALPDHPLGPAGTIMSVPPHLICKAIEEQTPYPLKGLIVFGTNTISSNPDSKRISEALKQLDFHVHIDHFLNPTAELADIVLPSASFWETGRIGYPLAFQKNKWVVQWREPVATPRGESKDELWIIFEIAKRLGVSDKFWNGNINAAFDDMLKPVGLSLKALKENEGGVFIQGPVAYKKYQEKGFSSMTGRVELFSQQLKDIDQAPFPAWNDPLGILEKAGIKAEDFPFVLITAKLREFCQSQHRAFPSLRKRHPHPFLEINKDKAEALGIIDGDTVSLETVHGNILLQAKLTEGLAQNVVCTQHGWWQACPDLDHPGHDIYSPDGANVNLLVHTDFTDKISGSVHMRGFPCNVKKSNN, from the coding sequence ATGAAGACCTCGAAAAAGACATCTACTCCAGACATTCGAAAAATCCGAACATATTGCGCCCAATGCTTCAGTAATTGCCCGGTTGTAGCGCACATCGCCGATGGCAATTTCATCAAAGTCAGCCCAGACAAAGAGCACCTTTTTTACAGACCTCTTTGCCCCAAAGGATTTGCTGGACCAGAGTTGGTATCAAGCAAACAAAGACTTACTCACCCGCTAAAACGCACAAACCCCAAAGGAGCGAGCGATCCGGGTTGGGAACGCATAAGTTGGGACGAGGCTTTGGATATTGTAGCCGAACAAATGTCGCAGATAAAAGAACAACATGGAGCTGAAGCATTTGTCTTTTCGCAAACAAATGTCTCCTCTCCCTTATGGGAAATAACGCCTTTTGTTCGCCGATTGGCAAATGTGTATGGAACCCCCAACCACATGACCACCACCCACATCTGCAACTGGCATCGAGATAATGGATCTGCCCTGACATTCGGGAAAATGGGTGACGACTTTACCGCAGGATGGCCCGATTTCAATCACACACAATGCATGCTGATATGGGGCCATAACCCTGCAAATACTTTCAATGCCTATAATCAACAAATCAACTCGGCCTTGAAGCGAAATGCCAAACTCATTGTCATTGATCCTCGACGCACAAAAGTCGCAGCCAAGGCGGACTCATGGCTCCAGATCAAACCTGGCACAGATGGCGCTTTAGCCTTGGGCATGATCCACGTCATGCTTGAACACTCTCTGTACAATACGAACTTTGTAACCGATTGGACCAACGCACCGTTGTTGATTCGGTGCGACACCGGAGATTTACTCCGTGCTTCAGACTTGGATTCATCGGTCAATGACAACAATGTATTTGCTGTTATTTCACCCGAAACAGGTCTGCCAACATTTTATTACCCTGGGGAAAAAACCGACTTCTCGCCCCTACTCGAAGCACGGATAAAAGTTTTGCTCGCGGATGGACAAAAAATATGGTGCGAAACCGTTTTCAGCGGCTTGAGAAAATCTGTTGCTCAATACACACCGGAATATGTGGAAAAAACAACCACAATCCCGGCTAAAGACATCATCGCAACAGTTCATTTGATGGTCGAGAACAGTCCTTCATGCTGGTACTCATTCAACGGCGTAGAGCAAAACCTCAATGCAACACAAACCAACAGGGCTATATGCCTGTTCTATGCCTTGACCGGAGACTATGACCGACAAGGCGGAAACCATATCAATAATTTCATGCCTCCACTAAATTACCCTTTCGGCTTTGAATTTGTGACACCAGAGATGTTCAAAAAAAACATCGCTTTACCCGATCACCCACTCGGTCCAGCCGGAACAATCATGTCAGTCCCACCGCACTTGATATGCAAGGCAATCGAAGAGCAAACCCCCTACCCATTAAAGGGACTGATCGTCTTCGGCACAAATACAATATCATCTAACCCCGACAGTAAGAGAATATCCGAAGCACTGAAGCAACTCGACTTTCATGTCCATATTGACCATTTCCTCAACCCTACTGCGGAGTTGGCCGACATAGTCTTACCATCGGCCAGCTTCTGGGAAACAGGAAGAATCGGCTACCCCCTGGCTTTTCAAAAGAACAAATGGGTAGTCCAATGGCGCGAACCAGTTGCAACTCCACGAGGCGAAAGCAAGGACGAATTGTGGATTATTTTTGAAATAGCGAAAAGACTCGGAGTGTCAGACAAATTCTGGAACGGAAATATTAATGCGGCTTTTGATGACATGCTGAAACCCGTCGGGCTCTCACTCAAGGCTCTCAAAGAAAACGAGGGGGGCGTCTTTATTCAAGGACCGGTGGCCTATAAAAAATATCAGGAAAAAGGATTCAGCAGCATGACCGGACGAGTTGAACTTTTTTCCCAACAACTCAAAGATATTGATCAAGCTCCTTTCCCCGCGTGGAATGACCCGCTCGGTATTCTTGAAAAGGCTGGCATCAAGGCCGAAGACTTCCCCTTTGTATTGATTACCGCAAAACTCCGCGAATTCTGCCAATCACAGCACAGGGCTTTCCCCTCTCTGAGGAAAAGACATCCTCACCCCTTTCTGGAAATCAATAAAGATAAAGCTGAGGCTCTCGGAATTATAGACGGAGACACGGTATCATTGGAAACAGTACACGGTAACATTCTACTTCAGGCCAAACTGACTGAAGGTCTTGCCCAGAACGTTGTCTGCACACAACACGGTTGGTGGCAAGCGTGCCCAGATCTCGACCACCCCGGACATGACATCTATTCCCCCGACGGCGCTAATGTGAACCTCCTCGTCCACACCGACTTCACGGACAAAATCAGCGGCTCTGTCCACATGCGTGGTTTCCCTTGCAACGTAAAGAAAAGCAACAACTAA
- a CDS encoding methyl-accepting chemotaxis protein, with the protein MSVRNKLVLVLLVCVVCFALVFGMTKIGRNISDHYVTLMKQARNAYGELLQSRRQEKNFQLRKKSEYVDKVAKHVNEARVALLSIVEADPEMQPVCDNALGLLDEYNTSFQALASAETDIGLTIDTGWRNKFVMSARGLESIFKEVHSQDITILLLQIRRQEKNYILRREDKYIERMNGWINAMKEAVAVSPLFGSQERAAFQEKLHIYLSAFDGYRKSLESADKASALLIQSARALEPVLEDIRNHYMEKSAQIANTVDLSVVSMEVAACVLIILCILWTLFSVTRPLAALQEYSRDVADGNLEAQPEGKFNHEFGNLCNDLMRMVSMLRDQLEAVRLKEEEALAQAEAARKAMLATQEQERRVRELWDCMSETGKQAEGIADRVGMATEKVAAMLVQIRDGSHNQHERIMETAIAMEQMNTVVCEVSKNASQATGRASEARDKAVEGAGLVQGAVTSIEDVNGYTDKISQGLEKLGLQVESIGQVMDVINEIADQTNLLALNAAIEAARAGEAGRGFAVVADEVRKLAEKTMTATKEVEEHVVSIQDSSARNIERFREVVEVVKHSAVQARASGEAQDSIIFLVEQNVVNVESIASASEEQSAASEQISQATEEVRQIAKSFTEGVEHAHTAVVDLVDLSEELRVGMREMLSGGDVTENENEETTVISTTSSRDAVKQPMLA; encoded by the coding sequence ATGTCGGTGAGAAACAAGCTCGTTTTGGTGCTTCTGGTTTGCGTTGTTTGTTTTGCTCTAGTTTTTGGGATGACCAAAATAGGAAGAAATATTTCTGATCATTATGTAACGCTTATGAAACAGGCGCGAAATGCCTATGGAGAGCTTCTGCAATCACGCAGGCAGGAGAAAAATTTTCAATTGCGCAAAAAATCCGAGTATGTCGACAAGGTGGCCAAGCATGTCAACGAGGCCCGTGTCGCTTTACTCTCCATTGTTGAAGCAGATCCCGAGATGCAACCTGTATGCGACAATGCACTCGGACTCCTTGATGAATATAATACAAGTTTTCAAGCTCTTGCTTCGGCTGAAACCGATATAGGGCTGACCATTGATACGGGGTGGCGTAATAAATTTGTCATGTCTGCCCGAGGGCTGGAGAGTATTTTTAAGGAAGTACATAGCCAGGATATAACTATTCTGCTTTTGCAGATTCGAAGGCAGGAAAAGAACTACATCCTTCGGCGTGAAGATAAATATATTGAAAGAATGAACGGCTGGATCAACGCCATGAAAGAAGCTGTGGCGGTTTCACCACTGTTTGGCTCCCAAGAACGGGCTGCGTTTCAGGAAAAGCTTCATATTTATCTGTCCGCTTTTGATGGGTATCGTAAAAGCCTCGAATCGGCCGACAAGGCATCTGCCTTATTAATTCAATCTGCACGAGCATTGGAACCAGTGCTTGAGGATATTCGTAACCATTATATGGAAAAGAGCGCTCAGATTGCTAACACTGTTGACCTCTCAGTGGTCAGCATGGAAGTGGCTGCCTGTGTGCTGATCATTCTATGTATTCTTTGGACGTTGTTTTCAGTCACCCGACCGCTTGCCGCGTTACAAGAGTATTCGCGAGATGTGGCCGATGGAAACCTGGAAGCCCAACCTGAAGGGAAGTTTAATCATGAGTTTGGCAATTTGTGCAATGATCTGATGCGTATGGTGTCTATGCTGCGAGATCAGCTTGAAGCTGTTCGTCTTAAGGAAGAGGAGGCGTTGGCACAGGCTGAAGCGGCAAGAAAAGCCATGTTGGCGACTCAGGAACAAGAGCGGCGTGTCCGGGAGCTTTGGGATTGTATGTCGGAGACAGGCAAGCAGGCAGAAGGCATTGCTGACCGCGTGGGTATGGCAACTGAAAAAGTTGCGGCCATGCTTGTCCAGATACGTGACGGGTCACACAATCAGCATGAGCGCATCATGGAGACCGCCATTGCTATGGAGCAGATGAATACCGTTGTTTGCGAAGTGAGCAAAAATGCTTCTCAAGCGACAGGGAGGGCTTCGGAGGCACGTGATAAGGCTGTAGAAGGCGCGGGGCTTGTTCAGGGTGCTGTGACCTCTATTGAGGACGTAAACGGATATACTGACAAGATTAGTCAGGGGTTGGAGAAACTCGGTCTTCAGGTTGAATCCATTGGTCAGGTTATGGACGTGATCAATGAGATAGCAGATCAGACGAATCTGTTGGCACTGAACGCCGCGATTGAGGCTGCGCGGGCCGGAGAAGCTGGCCGAGGATTTGCCGTGGTCGCTGATGAAGTTCGTAAATTGGCGGAAAAGACCATGACAGCCACTAAGGAGGTGGAAGAGCATGTTGTTTCTATTCAGGATTCTTCGGCAAGGAATATTGAACGGTTCCGTGAAGTCGTTGAAGTCGTGAAACATAGTGCCGTTCAAGCGCGAGCATCAGGGGAAGCACAGGATTCAATTATATTTTTGGTTGAACAAAATGTTGTGAATGTGGAAAGCATTGCCTCGGCTTCCGAAGAGCAGAGCGCGGCTTCTGAGCAGATATCCCAGGCCACGGAAGAAGTTCGTCAAATTGCCAAGTCGTTTACCGAAGGTGTTGAGCACGCGCATACGGCCGTGGTTGATCTCGTCGATTTGTCTGAAGAGTTGCGCGTTGGTATGCGTGAAATGCTCTCCGGTGGAGACGTGACGGAGAATGAAAATGAAGAGACAACGGTCATTTCTACAACCTCTTCGAGGGACGCTGTGAAACAACCAATGCTTGCATAA
- a CDS encoding transferase, which yields MKSISRLIDHIISRVNVNLKPIGRDVENAVRRSIRTDKLTKYYAYYALSIDHPWYFRFQESNLGGTYFLGKCEVDRSVVLMSDIRGDELKPKGAVACFNGMETELYQDEIIQVVNSFLIKTLVHNHSRNSEIPEYFRILNTVAMHYSNIHGTTTEGAYLGAFSTADLSVLHNCILGDFAYVQAGDLSRKTIRSGRVWIRKQGEFEFDYAHDPSIIDRFVTYDDEGQLTGLFSDFLKGRRSDFLPMYDSLAFESPVPVPDNAFLSRYAVVKGSSFLGDNSLVAQRAYLENAKLGHGSNAQENCFIIDSQLEGLDVIAHGGKLTYTKLGNKVFVGFNSFLHGEKWSRITVGAGTIVMPHTIIDAKEPIDIPDNVLVWGYIRTQADLEVHSMSLEEFSKRRVIRLGNLSFKGDGGAFIEGFRERIEHILLENGAYYDGERHTRGHAQRTQSVSYNLFQPYLAGEEEAMFPAIVVGSR from the coding sequence ATGAAAAGCATCTCACGATTGATCGATCATATCATCTCACGGGTGAATGTTAATCTGAAACCCATTGGTCGGGATGTAGAAAACGCGGTTCGTCGGTCCATTCGGACTGATAAATTGACCAAGTACTACGCCTATTATGCCCTTTCTATTGATCATCCCTGGTACTTCCGTTTTCAGGAAAGTAATTTGGGGGGGACGTATTTTCTTGGAAAATGCGAAGTCGACCGTTCTGTTGTTCTTATGAGCGACATTCGCGGCGATGAACTCAAACCCAAAGGGGCGGTCGCGTGTTTTAACGGTATGGAAACTGAACTCTATCAGGATGAAATTATTCAGGTAGTCAACAGTTTCCTTATCAAGACGTTGGTACATAATCATTCCCGAAATTCGGAAATTCCTGAGTATTTTCGCATACTCAACACCGTGGCCATGCATTATTCCAATATCCATGGAACAACCACGGAAGGTGCGTATCTCGGAGCTTTTTCCACGGCTGATCTTTCCGTTTTGCACAACTGTATTTTAGGAGATTTCGCCTATGTTCAGGCTGGAGACCTTTCGCGCAAGACAATCCGGTCCGGGCGCGTCTGGATACGGAAGCAGGGTGAATTCGAATTTGACTATGCGCATGACCCATCGATTATTGATCGGTTCGTGACTTATGATGATGAAGGGCAGTTAACCGGGCTTTTTTCGGATTTCCTTAAAGGACGCCGAAGTGATTTCCTGCCGATGTACGATTCCTTGGCGTTCGAAAGCCCCGTGCCGGTGCCGGACAATGCCTTTTTGAGTCGATATGCCGTGGTTAAAGGTTCGAGTTTTCTAGGGGATAATTCGTTGGTCGCACAGCGGGCATATCTTGAGAACGCGAAGCTCGGCCACGGGTCCAATGCTCAGGAAAATTGTTTTATCATTGATTCTCAACTTGAGGGCCTTGATGTCATCGCCCATGGTGGCAAGCTTACCTACACAAAACTCGGGAACAAAGTTTTTGTCGGTTTTAATTCCTTCCTGCATGGGGAGAAGTGGAGCCGGATTACCGTGGGAGCCGGGACCATTGTCATGCCGCACACCATTATTGATGCCAAGGAGCCAATTGATATTCCCGATAATGTTCTTGTTTGGGGATATATTCGAACTCAGGCGGACCTTGAAGTCCATTCAATGAGTTTGGAAGAATTTTCCAAACGTCGAGTTATTCGACTGGGAAATTTGAGTTTCAAGGGAGATGGTGGTGCCTTCATCGAAGGATTCCGAGAGCGTATTGAGCACATATTGTTAGAAAACGGCGCGTACTATGATGGAGAAAGGCACACACGAGGACATGCGCAAAGAACACAGAGTGTTTCCTACAATTTGTTCCAGCCGTATTTGGCAGGCGAAGAGGAAGCAATGTTTCCTGCAATTGTTGTAGGGAGCAGATAG
- a CDS encoding cytidine deaminase, with the protein MPDIKELIRLATEARDMAYAPYSNHPVGVALVTDTGDIYTGCNVENAAYPLGCCAEQSAISAMVRGGGRVIREIVIVGPSRDVCTPCGGCRQRIREFSTPDTIAYSCNSERVLLTMTLDELLPHSFGPGNLNKK; encoded by the coding sequence TTGCCTGATATCAAAGAACTCATTCGATTGGCGACCGAGGCTCGCGATATGGCATATGCTCCGTATTCCAATCATCCAGTGGGCGTTGCTCTGGTAACGGATACGGGCGATATATACACTGGCTGCAATGTTGAAAACGCGGCTTATCCGCTAGGCTGTTGCGCTGAACAGTCAGCCATAAGCGCTATGGTGCGCGGTGGTGGTCGCGTCATTCGCGAGATCGTAATTGTTGGGCCGTCCCGGGACGTTTGTACGCCGTGCGGCGGTTGTCGTCAGCGCATACGTGAATTTTCCACCCCGGACACCATTGCTTATTCCTGCAACAGCGAGCGTGTACTTTTGACCATGACTTTGGATGAATTGCTGCCCCATTCTTTCGGGCCGGGAAACCTCAACAAAAAATAA